A portion of the Enterobacter sp. SA187 genome contains these proteins:
- the ubiD gene encoding 4-hydroxy-3-polyprenylbenzoate decarboxylase → MKYHDLRDFMALLEQQGELKRITFPVDPHLEITEIADRTLRAGGPALLFENPKGYSMPVLCNLFGTPRRVALGMGQEDVTALREVGKLLAFLKEPEPPKGFRDLFDKLPQFKQVLNMPTKRLRGAPCQQKVVQGDAVDLTKIPIMQCWPDDAAPLITWGLTVTRGPHKERQNLGIYRQQLIGKNKLIMRWLSHRGGALDYQEWCNARPGERFPVAVALGADPATILGAVTPVPDTLSEYAFAGLLRGTKTEVVKCISSDLEVPASAEIVLEGYIEAGEMAPEGPYGDHTGYYNEVDNFPVFTVTHITQRDDAIYHSTYTGRPPDEPAVLGVALNEVFVPILQKQFPEIVDFYLPPEGCSYRLAVVTIKKQYAGHAKRVMMGVWSFLRQFMYTKFVIVCDDDVNARDWNDVIWAITTRMDPARDTVLVENTPIDYLDFASPVSGLGSKMGLDATNKWPGETQREWGRPIVKDPAVTARVDAIWDELAIFNDENRPDRGSA, encoded by the coding sequence ATGAAATACCACGACCTACGCGACTTTATGGCGCTGCTCGAACAGCAGGGCGAACTCAAACGCATCACGTTTCCGGTTGACCCCCATCTGGAGATTACCGAGATAGCCGACCGCACCCTGCGTGCCGGTGGCCCGGCGCTGTTATTCGAAAATCCCAAAGGTTACTCCATGCCCGTGCTGTGCAATTTATTTGGCACACCGCGCCGCGTGGCGTTAGGTATGGGGCAGGAAGATGTCACGGCGCTGCGTGAAGTTGGCAAGCTGCTGGCCTTTTTAAAGGAGCCGGAGCCGCCGAAAGGGTTTCGCGATCTGTTCGATAAGCTGCCGCAGTTTAAGCAGGTGCTCAACATGCCGACGAAACGTCTGCGTGGCGCGCCCTGCCAGCAAAAAGTGGTGCAGGGCGATGCCGTCGATCTGACGAAAATCCCTATCATGCAGTGCTGGCCGGATGACGCCGCGCCGCTGATCACCTGGGGGCTGACGGTCACCCGTGGTCCGCACAAAGAGCGGCAGAACCTCGGCATCTATCGCCAGCAGTTAATCGGCAAGAATAAACTCATCATGCGCTGGCTGTCGCATCGCGGCGGCGCGCTGGATTACCAGGAGTGGTGCAACGCCCGTCCCGGCGAGCGCTTCCCGGTGGCAGTGGCGTTGGGCGCTGACCCGGCGACGATTTTGGGTGCCGTAACCCCGGTGCCGGACACGCTGTCTGAATATGCCTTTGCGGGTCTGCTGCGCGGGACGAAAACGGAAGTGGTGAAGTGTATTTCCAGCGATCTGGAAGTGCCCGCCAGCGCGGAAATCGTCCTTGAAGGCTATATTGAAGCGGGCGAAATGGCGCCGGAAGGGCCGTATGGCGACCATACGGGCTATTATAACGAAGTGGATAATTTCCCAGTCTTCACGGTGACGCACATTACGCAGCGTGACGATGCGATTTATCATTCCACTTATACCGGCCGTCCGCCGGATGAACCGGCGGTGCTGGGCGTGGCGCTGAACGAAGTGTTCGTACCGATCCTGCAAAAGCAGTTCCCGGAGATCGTCGATTTTTATCTGCCGCCGGAAGGCTGTTCCTATCGCCTGGCGGTAGTAACGATTAAAAAGCAGTATGCCGGACATGCCAAGCGCGTGATGATGGGCGTGTGGTCATTCCTGCGCCAGTTTATGTACACCAAGTTTGTGATCGTGTGCGATGACGACGTCAATGCCCGCGACTGGAACGATGTGATTTGGGCGATCACCACCCGTATGGACCCGGCCAGGGATACGGTGCTGGTAGAGAACACGCCGATAGATTATCTGGACTTTGCCTCACCGGTTTCCGGTCTTGGTTCAAAAATGGGCCTGGATGCCACCAACAAATGGCCCGGCGAAACCCAGCGTGAATGGGGACGACCGATTGTTAAGGATCCTGCGGTGACGGCGCGTGTCGACGCCATCTGGGATGAACTGGCCATCTTTAATGACGAGAACAGACCCGACAGAGGGAGCGCATGA
- the rfaH gene encoding transcription/translation regulatory transformer protein RfaH, translating into MQAWYLLYCKRGQLQRAQEHLERQAVNCLTPMIELEKMVRGKRTRVNEPLFPNYLFVQFDPEIIHTTTISATRGVSHFVRFGASPATVPPTVIEQLSTCQPEGITDPDTPYAGDNVVITEGAFTGLQAIFTEPDGEARSMLLLNFLNKQVLQSVKNTEFRKADPA; encoded by the coding sequence ATGCAAGCCTGGTATTTATTGTATTGCAAACGGGGACAGCTTCAGCGCGCTCAGGAACACCTTGAACGCCAGGCCGTCAACTGTCTGACGCCGATGATCGAGCTGGAAAAAATGGTGCGCGGTAAACGTACCCGCGTCAATGAACCGCTTTTCCCTAATTATCTGTTCGTCCAGTTTGATCCGGAAATCATTCATACCACGACCATCAGCGCCACGCGCGGCGTCAGCCATTTTGTGCGTTTTGGCGCCAGCCCGGCGACGGTGCCGCCCACGGTCATTGAACAACTCTCCACCTGTCAGCCGGAAGGGATCACCGATCCCGATACGCCATACGCGGGCGACAATGTGGTGATCACCGAAGGCGCTTTTACCGGCCTGCAGGCCATCTTTACCGAGCCGGATGGCGAAGCGCGCTCGATGCTGCTGCTCAACTTCCTCAACAAGCAAGTGCTGCAAAGCGTGAAGAACACTGAGTTCCGCAAAGCCGATCCGGCTTAA